The Neospora caninum Liverpool complete genome, chromosome IV genome segment GATGATCTTATGAAGGCCCTGGGAATCAGCATGCTGAAGCGTCGCGTGATGGCCTCATACAGTAGCATCACAGACATGGAACTTATCAAGGACGACGAGAAGTCGCCGGTGATGAAGATTACAACCCACCTTCCCCTGAACAACCTGAAGCAGTCTGTCGTCGCTTTCGACAACACATGGGCTGAGCAGAAGGTGAGCGACAAatgaaagggaaagaaaagcacTTTCTAATGAGTCTCATTCTAGAGGGATGTGCAGTGCAtgaatatatgcatgtattcAGATGTATCTCGTCATTGTTATGTGCACAATTTTCATGTATACCCTAGGTCCTTGCATGGGCGAGGACATTTTGTCTTATCTCTGACTGACCTCTGCAGGACTCAGACACCGGCACCTGGCGCACGTGGAGTGTCTGGATCAACGGGAGGGCCATCcaacggagagaggggccTCTCGGCACTATGTTCGACGTTAGGGCGATTTTTCCCTCCGATCCTCTTGCCACCGAGACGAAAGCTGGACAGGAAGTTTCTGGACCTCTCATGCTCTTTAAGGTAACCAACTGGTTTCAACAGAAGACAAATTGCAAAATAGCACAGTACTGCGTGAACGTTTTGCCTTGGCTGCCTGCAGATTAAGTTGCCCAATATTGGCGATTTTCTGGCGCTGCTTCCTTTATGTACCTCGTTCTATATTCGCAGTTATTCTGAAGAGACTGTGGCGCCGCCGGAAATCAACAGTGTAGCTTCTTTTTATGAAGAAGGAATTCCGAAGAGAGAATGCCCAGCCACGGGCCATACACACAGGCTTATGCCCACCTCCAGTTGCGGAGGCGTAGCTTCGTGGAAGGCCATGGCATTTGCTCTTACGTTCCTACTTCACCAAATTAGCCAATGgttgttctctttttcgtcgtgCAAGTGGCTAAGCAACCGGCTGTGGCGACGAAACTTTCACAAATGTAGGGAATTAGATCTTTTCGCTAGAGTATACGCGCGACATGGGAATAAATCTTTGCCGTGTAGTACAGGCAACGCTGCCGTAGGCATAGCAGGCCTCCATGTAGTGGTGCAGCGAATTTCTCTCCTCGGTGCCGACACGTCCCCCTGAACGTGATTCCTGTTGATGGCCGAGTGTCAgttcttctgtttccctgtCCTTACGCTTCAGTGGACGTATATCCCCACAGGCAAGCAACCAATCACGTCCATGCGTTGGATGAAGAAGCTGTAAGGCATTTAGGCCGTTGGACATGCAGCCCCGACGCTGCATCCGTCGGCAGCCAAACTGAGTCAAGGGCAAAAGATTTGGAAGGGAGAACTTTTAGATAGAGGAGAGATATAACGTTTATCGAAACGGCCACGCGGCTCACAAACTACAGCGTTATGTACTAGAGTCTGCTGGTTGCGTCACATTGTATGCTCGCAAGTACCACTCAAAGGTAATTGATGCCTCGGGTAAGACTGCGGCAATTCTTCAGTCGACGGAAAGTTCCTATTCGATTTTGATGTGTGAAAACACTGTAATGGAGATGCTTCGGTAGCAGTCTTCCTTTGATTGAAAACACTGTAACCGTTGTGCCGGGAACCACGCCTGAGGTTTATCTTTTCTGGGCGACCTATGTGGAGATTGCTGGGGCGTACGGTGAGTGTGGGTGAGGGTATTTGCCTCCACCGTGGCGTTTCAGCTTTTACGCGACTCGTTAACTGACCGAAAACAAGATATTCTCACCGCACAGACTAGTAGGGAAGAATCTTGGAACGAACAAGACGTTCTCGAGCCGAGAGTAGGTTTGTGAACGCGGAAACTCAAATAGCAGGAACAGTGAtgcttctccgtttcggaCTGACCCATGCTGAGGCCTCTCCTGGAAAAAGACATGGGCAAACAAAGTCTTCACAAAAACCACAGGCGTAGCCGGTGGCGTCCCCGTCTCTGATCGCCGCCGGGGGCAGTTCTCTTCCCCTAAGCTGTCTCCCATGCTTGCCACTCGGCCTGGTCGAAAAAAATATAAGCCACCTTACTTTTGCCTGCCCCTGATATCTAGATATACACACATTCACAATACATCTCGTTGGTGATGGCAAGTTTAGAACGTTAGTCAGGGTTGCCCCACTGGTACACTTGCTACCGACTTTAGAGAAGCCTTTCCAGGTCTGATGAGTTAAGTCGCTCGTCCATCTACAGGGTGGTCGCTTCATCATACCATACCAGAAAGGTCATTCCACTTGCCGTCTACACGGACGAGAAGCTTCTTCCAGACTGCGGTGCAAACAGAACTGGCACAGTCGGTGAACGATGAGACTAGACTTCATCCGCGCCTCGTGTGATCAGGCTTCCCGGAAGCTGGTGTTTGAACAATTTGTCTGTACAGATTCAAGCTTCAGAGTATATTAAAACAGAGTCGTCATGGATGCTCAATTAGAGACATGATTGACTTCAATTATAGGAGACGGACACCGTTTATTCCATATCTGTACGTTCTCGGGCTTATTATGTGGAGTGTTATATTCCGCATGAACAGCGAAACAGAACTACTAATCAGATGCTAGGTGGATCATAGATCATAGGAAAGATAAATCTCTGAGATACGATTGTTTATAAGCGTTTATTGGGGATTACCTATCCTGATCCAAAACTACTCCTATTATTAGTGAGTGTGGTAGTTGGAGCAGGCTCTCGGAAAGCAAGGGGGATACATTATGTGGTATACTGCTTCTGAGTGTCTGGACGATTCACGTGTTTAACCAATAAAAATCGTCACAACGCGTAACTGTAGTGTACTACGGTATAGCATCCACTCAACTGCTCCGAATGTACACGTTTCATTACGACGGCGATACAGTATCTGGCGACATGCAGATAATGCCCCTGTAACGTGATCAACCTTGAACGGGTTACCTTCCCAATACGGTGATACTACCTACCTATATCTGCGTCTTACGCTGATTAACTAAGTTATTCTGGAGCAGATTGATGTTGCCTTCGGGTTACCGAAAGAAGTAGCAGATGAAAAGAACTCCGTATGCCAGATGCAACAGAGAGTAGTTTCCGAAGTTATCGTTCAAAGGGAGGCTCCTGAAGTATGCGCGATGTTGTTGTTAATGAGTCGATCCTCAAAAATGTCAACTCAACTGACTGACAGCTGTGGTGTTGTGTGCTGCCCCTTGTCAGGTTACAAAAGCACCGCAGTAATATAGGCAAAATCACCTGCCTGCTCCACCGGCATTCTCTTAAATAATTCAACCCTATGAGCAGGAATTTCCACTATGTTCAGTTTGCGTCTGTTAGGTTATATCGGCAAGCTTGCTATTATCTGAAAAAGCAACTGCTCAGCCCAGCGGCCGCCGTCCGAGGCCACTGGCTGCAGGCGTTCTGCTTCTAAACTGAAACGACCATTCGTGAAGTTTGCTCCAAGAAGCAGTTTTGGACACATCGATTTCAATCTCCGCTATGGAGCCATTGTATCCCCAGTTAAATGGCTTATTTTTTGTGATGTGTCCCATCGTTTTGCTCTTGGTGTTCTAAGGGCCGATGTGGCTCTCTGGCCAGCTGGCTAAGAGGTTCTGATCACTGAAGAGTTTGGAAATATGAGGCCTTCGTGAAGTAGCATTAATTCGTCTGAGACAGTGGGAGAAAGACCGCACTTTTGCATCGTGGAGTTGGCGGGGGATATCCAGACTCAGTGCTTGTTGCGTTCGTGCCAGCAATGCGGTGCGATGGAATTACCCACACAGCCAGGCAGGTGTGTTTGACATGAATAGCCACAATGGGAACTTTCATGAGAGCTGTTTACTGCCGGGCGACACCCTGCTCAAACAACCGGCTCTCTAGAGCCCGCCACTCCCTCATGGTACGGCATCATGCGAATGACGCGTCGACTGGCACTGCGGGAAGCCACGCTTTGCAGGCTGTCACAGTCCGTTCGGCAACGTGCTCGGGTAGATgtgcgagaaaaacagaagacgacCGATATACCATAAACAACGCTTCTGGATGGGCTTGCACTCGGCGTCTACAGAGAGACAATAACGCAGCGACAGTCGTGAAGCCTCATACATCTCGAGTTTTACGGCATTCAACTTCCCCTACAGACTATCAGGGTGGGGTGTactctctctgtgctctTGCATCGGCAACTGTCCGCAATCAGATAAGTCCGGTCTCCTTTAGTAAGCGGCGTTACTCAccatggagagaagacgacaagTGCCATATCCACACCTCTGCCCTGAAGCGCTTCCCGGTTGTCGATGGTGGGACCTCGCGCCAAGCACACGCCGCTACGGCAAAATGCATGCCAGATGGCGAAAGTCGGGAAGGAGGTAATGACTCCATCAAATGGCCAGGAGGCTGCGGCGGTAAACTCTGTGCCGGTTGCTCTTGTACCACCAGACTAGTACTCGAACCTGAGCCTCTACCTGATGGTAGGGAGGCAGGAGTTTCCAAACAAACATCCACGCGGTCATCGAAGGCGCCCTCCCAACAAGATCCtagagaggacgacgacgaagaagacggagtcACATCGGGTAAAGGCATGGCAAAACGACACGCAGGAGATGATTGCTTTTGAACGTAGCGGCTCATCACAAACTTTGTTGTGGAACAGTTTTCACCTGAGGGCAATACCAATCACTGCAACCGACTTGCCTGGGCGTATACTTCAGAACAGATAAGAGTAGTTTTACAAGGCGTTCCTCTTATGCAACCacgtatatacgtatatatatatatatatatatgtatatatattcatggGAATCTGCATCTGCGTGCTCAGAGATACATACGTGCCTTTGTGCGTAAGCGTTTGCTGTGACTCGTGAAGTAACTGTGAGCCACACGCACCGCGTGTCTAGAGGATCGCCTCTGGTTTCCTCATGAACAGCCAGAGCACTTTTCTTCACACACCACCCCTCTCAGGATGTTGGGCAGCCGAAATACACTTCACCAACTGCACCGCATTGGCCGGTCTTTCCGGCCGTCGAGCAAGACCATTAAAATCAAGCCCTATACACTGCTGCTTCTCCCACGATATCAGCGTAATTTCTGTCAATGACACCTCTCCTTCCGCAGGCCCTGAACCTTGTTACTCCCCCGTTCATTCCGGTTACTACCTACAAGAATGCAAGCGAAGCTTCCAAACGTCATACGGTGGCATGCTCGATTCTGTCAGCATTGCATACGAGACGTGGGGAGACTTGAATGCGTCCAAAAGTAATGCGGTCCTCCTCACTTGTGGGCTTTCCGCATCCTCCCATGCCCGAAGCAGCTCCATGAACCCCCAAAGCGGTGTGTGTCCATTCCATCATTGCTTGAAAAAAACGGCAACCTAAAGCTACACGGAATCGACATTCTAACCGGTCACCTGTTTAAGGATATGAGAGACCGCCTTTTGGGGATAAAGTGTGATCATTGGTTATGATGCTTCGTCAAGCTTTCGCAGGGCTTTTGCTCCTCCAGTTATCCTTGTCTTAGAACGAGCTTGGACAGTTATGGACATTGTAGTAAGCGTGTGATCATGAGATGAGTGCAGCTTCAATAGAAGGAGCATATGTGATATGCGAAAAGCAGTGCAGCTGTTCACCTTTATCATCTTGTTTCTACACTCTTTTGCGACAGAGGATGTGGTATCGAAAAGCATCTCTGGCCTCCACGAATGCCGGAGTTaaatctgtctctctgtctatgTGGGTGAATCATCTGTCAGGCTGGTGGGAGAGCTTTATTGGCCCAGGTCTCGCTTTGGACACCAACAAGTTCTTCATTATCTGCGTAGCTAACTTTGGAGGTTGTTCGGGAACCACAGGACCTAGTTCCTTCAACAGtcgaagagacgggaagctAATACGTTATGGCTTGGAATTTCCGATGTTTTCAGTTCAAGATATGGTGCGAGTCATGTTTCGAGTTGTCGGTAAGATGCATCAATGAGCAAGGTGAAGCTCGTATCCGCTGGCCCGTTTCTTGTTTGCTTATCGCTTTATCGCAACTTATGGGTGACTTTTATAGGGTTCAGGTCTGCGATTCTCGGCGTTCTCATGCCAAATACTGTGTGGTTCGCCAATAGAATAAACCCATAAAATCTTTCCTAATGTGTAGAAGGTTTTGCTTCTGCATTTCTACGCACTTCTTCACCATACATGCAACTGTAGCAGTCGAACGGGTGTATGTCGCCTCTGTGTTCCTAGATGTCGAGAAAGTCACCAATGGCTGCACCCCCGCACTGGAGTGCTTGGGCCGACACAGGGACATCCTGTGTCGTTTCCCTGTCCCGAATATCGGTTCAGAGTTACATGCTCCTTCTGCTTTCCCGTTAACGCAGACCACCTTGGCATCGAAACCCTGCATGCCGTTGTTGGCAGCAGCCTAGGCGGCATGCAAAGCGTTGCTGCTGCGGCCATGTATCCGGAGAGGGTGAAGCGCCTTGTCAGCATCAGCGGTGCTGCAACCAGTTCGCCTCTCTCAATTGCCCTCCGATATGCCCAGCGTCAAGTTCTCGTAAGTCCCCCAGTGGGTTCTCTGTCGAAAACTGTTTGGTCTCTAGTTTCGCGCAAACCATGACGAAGGACGTTGGTGTTTGCGCACATGTTTTTGTTCGCACTCTGTTGAAACCTTCTGTTCCCACATTACATGCGTCGTACTTACATTCAATAACACATGCTACACTACTCCACAAGTATAAAGTGCAGTAAGAGATGAAAAAGGAAGCTCGCATCGTTGCCCACCCCGTAGTATGAACTATGGGTCTGCTGGGGAAGCAAAACTTTTGAAAACGAGTGCGGCCTATTTCGATGGACACTTGTGGCAGGATCAGACGAACTATAGGCACAGAATCGTCTTGGTATAATGCTCTCTGCTAGAACTGCTCATCTCAGTGAGAAAAACTGCTGCTTAATGCTCGTTCCTCACAGATGGCAGATCCCCTTTTCAATAATGGCGACTACTACGAAAAGGCATATCCGTTTACCGGTATGAAACTCGCTAGGGAAATCGCAACTATTACCTACCGGAGTGGTCCTGAGTGGACACAAAGGTTCGGACGCCAGCGCGTCCATCACCAAGTCCCGACCGACAATGTCACAAAGAATGCGGAAAGCCAAGCAAACCTTGCAACAAAACGACTGTACGACCGTCCTCCTACTCTGGGTCCGGACTTCACCGTTGAGGCATACCTGGAGCATCAAGGCAAAAAATGGTGTCACCTTTATGATCCAAACTCGATGTTATTCATCTCGAAGGTGAGGCAGCCGGGGCACACGAAGTCAGCTGCGATTGAAAGTACGGGGGCGTGACACTGCTCGTTCGGGAGGTGAACTCTCTGCAACAAGTGTCTTGTGCTTTGTGAGGACAGCCAAGACGATCAATGAGGGGGTTTCAGCGTCGCGTATCTGTCGAATTCCAGGCTTTTTGTGTCTTAGACAAATCCGAAGGATCAGCGGAGATCATCCTCAGCCGGCGTTCTGCCAGTTATAAGACCGTGTTTGCTGTCGAACCCAGACGGTCCATAACAGATAAAAGCCTTTTAGTTATAGGAGGCTGTTTTCTGTAGTGTGACCGTTGCATCAGGCGATGGaccacttctctctcgaagAGCCCGTGGGACCGACCGGCGAGCTGTCTTTGGAATACAGTCTCCGCCGAGTGCGGATGCCTGCCTTGGTCATCGGCGTGAAAAGCGACATTCTCTTTCCAATATGGCAACAGAAACAGCTGGCTCATTCGTTGCAACGAGCAGGAAACAAATCTGTCGCATTTTACACGCTTGACTCAATTTATGGGCACGATACGTTCCTTATCGACGTTGCCAACGTCGGTGGTGCCGTCAAAGGTCATCTCGAGCAGAATCATTCTTAGTTTTCTTTCGACCATGTGGTCATCATCGGATACTGATCAACATCCTCCAAATATTCTCCCAGTAgtcttccctgcctcttccttttttctctatGGACATGTTGTGACGCTTCATCCTCAACAGAATCACAGTTCCAACTTCCATCTTCCGAACACGTGCACATATGAACATCCGACACTGTAATTACGCGGTTCGCGTTCACACAACGCCAGCTAGCGCACCAAAGACAACCGCCAGACGCCACCACCGAAAAATTGACGTTGTTACAACCATTTACACTTTCCTGTTTTCACCTGCTATTCGCACCACGGAATATGCCCCTTCTGAGATTCGGAATCCGCTTCTAGTCAGGTAAACTGGAAAAAGAGTATCCGAGCTAGTAGTCGCTCTTAAAGGCGCATTCCAGTTGTAAGCTGCCTGGGTGGCATTGAGCGACTGCCATACCACACTGTTGAAAACCTAAACTACCAGTGCACAGCTGGGAGGGTATATGGCAGTCAGAGCTCCTGAAAGCTTCGGTTATGAACAGCAGTTCGGCGGTATTCGCATGGGATGGTTGATCTTCCATCTGCTACCGGTCACACGACATCCTTCGGTAAATCTACCAGTGGCAGATAGCGGGGCATCTACACACTGTAACACAACACACGAACATTCCAGATTGGGCAAGACCATGGTTGCTTATTGCGGTGGAAGAAAAGCAGTAAAGCAGGGTTGAAAGAACTTCAGCTGTATGTAGCAATCTCGTAGATacacgtttttttttcgttcctATAGAGgttcctccgtttcttcgggTTCAACCACCATACGTCGCAGATGTGCAGAAGGCAGATTTACGTCGGATACAGTGTGCTGCGGTTGATGGTAGGACTAGCCGTGCTACACAACTGTTGGTGATCTCATTCGACACACAAACATGCGAGAGCCATCTCACCACGTGAAGATGAGCGCCAAGACAGCGGCAGGATGGCTGGTCAGCAACTGCCAGCTTGGTGGCCCACTAAATCAGCAGGCCACAAAGGCACCGCATTGCAATTTTACGCAGAGTGCGGCTCGATTTATTCGCGATTCACGGTTTCAGCCCAAGCAAACGCTCCTCCccggaagaaacagaaaatTTCTTCCcaacgaaaaaaagacgacaCACGGCAACTGCATTTTTAGTTTTTACGTACTCTACCACAGCAGGACCGAATCTATTTCTGTGTGCCCCTTCTTCTGTTGGACGCTTGACATGCATCCCAAGCTATCGAAGTGCCCTCCTGCTCCGCATTCCCGTGAGACGAATCGAGAGAGCCTGTGTTATCCGCGTACTTTGTAACGTTCCTTCATTAGCACCTAATGTGTGTTGGGTAGAGGCCGATAGTTGCGCGTCTTGACTGTTTTGGCGTACATGCGCTCCTGGGGGGATGGGGTGTGATGTGGTTTCTGAAGAGGTTTTTTCAATGCGACCAGGTCTTTGATTGTCGCCAACCAGGGGCAGTGACCGGTGACAAAGAAGCTCTCCGGCAGCCGCCGCATGGGGGATCGCTGTTTCAGAGAGGTTGCTGAGGGATGAGGAAAACTCTCTCCCGTACCGCTGCGGCTGAGGCGTACGCGAGTAAAGCAAATTGCGCGGTTGTTCGACGTTGTCACCACATTCTATTGATCGGGTAGCGCACTCCAAGTCTCCGCACAATTACATAGTcgtggaaggaaagacaccCGGAGAATCCGCCAGGACACTGAAGATGTCTACAGGATTCGACTCAGCCGCGCTACGGTGCGCCGAGGGTCTTGCCTCAAAGAGCCTGCAGCTTGTCAACCAGCTTCGAAGTGCGCTGTACCAGAAGCCTGATCCTGTCGTCGCTGCGTGGTATGTTATGGACAGAAGGTACAGCAGGTCTTCTAGAGACTGGAACCAGGGCCAACACGGCATTGCTTAGAGATGAGTCTGCTCGCACCCCCGGAGCATTCAACAATACCGAAGGGGATACTTGGTATTTGCAGCGCAGCTGCAGGCGTAGTTTTATGTGGTAGTCTCTGCCTGTCGAACCCACAGGGAGGAGATGTGATGCTCTACGTGGTCTGCTCGCTTACTTGTTCCCTTACGCGTTTTCTTGCTGTCTGCGTGTGTTGCTGACAAGGTGGGATGGCATAGAATGGATGAAATTTatttcgtctttctttgGCCGAGAGGAGATATCTATTCACCTGCAAGTAAGTTCATCGAACCCCATTtgtcgagaggagacggtCAGGGTTCCACCCTAGCATTGTCGACACTGGTTTCAACCCGCTGGGATATCTCGTATTCCCGGCAAAGGCGGTTTCCATGGTTTCCTCCGTTGTGTCATCTGTGGTTGTGGGCTGCAGTATTTCCCCCCTCGTcaggcgtcttcgctcttcacGTACTACCAGGGCATACATGTGGAGCCTCGCTTGTTGCCTGCCACCTTTGTGCGCCTGGCCGCCCTCCCTCTTGCGGACTTCTACTTCCCAACGAAGCCCGTCGTGCGACGCGTTGTTTACGGCAtttctgctgtctttctgcTAATTGAGCTATTTCCCTCTATCGCTTTCCCCATCATTCACGACAGTGTATTCTGGATTATCAAGGCGTGGCGTTTCGCCCTAGAGACGTCACGGAGCTCTGCGTAATGTGCAAAGCTGTTGTGCACCAGGGAGCGTTTTTTAGTCGACATTGGTAAATGCTTTGTTTAATGCGCCGGACATTTGATGCCGTATTCTGTTTTATTTGGCGTGCCAAACGGAATTCGTGAATCCCAGTTAGTTCACATTTCGCGGGGTGGTTTCCGGTTGATATTCTGCTGAGGCTGATCTTCGGATACAAGGAAAATTTGTGTTGCGCTGAATCTCGGTAAGTGCCGTCCCAGCGGAGAGTTGCCAGTTCGCTGCATCTGCCGAGTGAAACCTGCACATGATTCAAGGATTGCAAGTGCCGAACCCTCCAAACTCGGAAGATGTTTTTCTGTATGTTCGTTGTACTTGAGTATCTTAAAGTCACTTCCCACGGTGAAGGATCCGTTATTTTTCCCCCGCGGCGCTGCGTCACGTTCACACACAGCCGGCTGGGGAGATTCTTGTCATTCGGCCTGCAGTGCCGTGCAAAGGACGGTGCCAACAGAAACGTCTTCGCCAAGCGAATGCCGGAATTCCCCCCACGGCAAAAGATGTAGTAGATATAGTATTACTGGAGTCACTATGACCCAATGACTAAAGGGAGTGCCAGCAAGGAAACAGGGCTGCATGTTACTGATGTTACGTCAACTTTCCGACCCGAACGCAGACGTAGGAAAATATCAGACCGGCTTCCGAGACCTTGGCATGAAACTTGCGCTGTCATATAGCACTGATGGGATAGCAGTCCTAATCGAAGCCGCAAAGTTGTTTGAGCTTTTTGAGAGATTATACACCACCCGTGGACGAAAATGGATACCGGCAGAGAGTAACATAAGCGGAGTGAGAGGTTGCATTCCAGTGAGATCTGATGGTCCTTTGTCCTAGTATCAGAGAAACGCGGTGAAGCGGATTCCGTCAGGTACTCcgcagaaagcagagagagcaacACACCTTCGGCCCGTGACGTCATCAAATCAACCAAAATGTGGTCAGCAAAACATTTGAACCTTTTTACTGCGAGACAGTTTCCAATGTTTTGACTCGTCACAGTCCAGAACCATCCGATCTTGAGAACGCTCCCCGACATTGTACAAGAGACAAGTGTGCTTGacaaggcggaagaaaaggctCGATACGTCTCGGATAAAATTGCGCTCACGGGTTCGGGGAGACCAAAGGCTCCCCTGTTGCACACATCTAATCTTTACCTGCCACTCAGTTTCAAAAAAGCATCGCTGTAAAACACTTGTCATACCGAATAGTACAAGACATATCCTGAATGCTCGCTTCAATGTATTTGTCCTTTAAACCCCCGCACAACCTGGTTCTTTGCCCCAAGTAGGGCGGTCTTCTGTGCCCAGGCAGCTGATAGATTTTCCTGCGATAGTGCTCGCTCATCCTCTGTCAGTGGAATGCAAGAGTACCATTTCAGAAGAGCAAAACACCGAATCATCAGCTTGACCAGTCCCTTGGTTTACTTGTCTCTTGACGGCGTATGGTGGCCACAGTAGCATGCAGGCCCCCTCTGCCTGGGTAATTGCTGTCTGTTCCTGTTATTTCTGAT includes the following:
- a CDS encoding putative homoserine O-acetyltransferase; the encoded protein is MNSQSTFLHTPPLSGCWAAEIHFTNCTALAGLSGRRARPLKSSPIHCCFSHDISVISVNDTSPSAGPEPCYSPVHSGYYLQECKRSFQTSYGGMLDSVSIAYETWGDLNASKSNAVLLTCGLSASSHARSSSMNPQSGWWESFIGPGLALDTNKFFIICVANFGGCSGTTGPSSFNSRRDGKLIRYGLEFPMFSVQDMVRVMFRVVDHLGIETLHAVVGSSLGGMQSVAAAAMYPERVKRLVSISGAATSSPLSIALRYAQRQVLMADPLFNNGDYYEKAYPFTGMKLAREIATITYRSGPEWTQRFGRQRVHHQVPTDNVTKNAESQANLATKRLYDRPPTLGPDFTVEAYLEHQGKKWCHLYDPNSMLFISKAMDHFSLEEPVGPTGELSLEYSLRRVRMPALVIGVKSDILFPIWQQKQLAHSLQRAGNKSVAFYTLDSIYGHDTFLIDVANVGGAVKGHLEQNHS